A DNA window from Sporosarcina sp. ANT_H38 contains the following coding sequences:
- the thiI gene encoding tRNA uracil 4-sulfurtransferase ThiI — MEWNELLIRYGEISLKGRNRNVFVKKLRNNIKDALSDLKTVIIKPERDRMFLFAEDKNDMEEAIVRLPHIFGIQSFSPVAKCEATLEAIKEKALEIIGADETAGKTFKVEVRRTDKRFPLVTNELQLEVGSHVLRSFPELIVQMKKPDIVLHIDIRIEGAFITAKVYEGAGGMPVGSNGHSILMLSGGIDSPVAGYLMMKRGVSIDAIHFASPPFTSDLAKKKVIDLAEKLSSFGAAVRLHIIPFTEIQQAIVSQVPDNVSMTTTRRLMLQIADKVREEEGALAIVTGESLGQVASQTLESLTAINAVTSSPILRPLIATDKLDIIDIAQEIGTYEISIRPYEDCCTIFSPSNPKTKPKLEKVAYYESFTDFEPMIEEAVGKRTTVELPLQQDDEFENLL, encoded by the coding sequence ATGGAATGGAACGAACTATTGATACGCTATGGAGAGATATCATTAAAGGGACGAAACAGGAATGTATTCGTCAAGAAATTAAGAAACAATATTAAAGATGCTTTGAGTGATTTGAAAACTGTCATCATTAAACCAGAACGTGATCGTATGTTTCTTTTTGCGGAAGACAAAAATGATATGGAAGAAGCGATAGTCCGTTTGCCGCATATTTTCGGCATCCAATCTTTCAGTCCGGTAGCAAAATGTGAAGCGACGCTTGAAGCGATTAAAGAAAAAGCTCTAGAAATCATTGGTGCAGATGAGACTGCTGGCAAAACGTTCAAAGTTGAAGTGAGACGTACGGATAAAAGATTTCCGCTTGTGACGAATGAGTTGCAGCTGGAAGTTGGGTCGCATGTATTACGTAGCTTCCCAGAACTTATTGTGCAAATGAAAAAACCTGATATTGTATTGCACATCGATATTAGAATAGAAGGAGCTTTCATAACAGCTAAAGTGTATGAAGGCGCAGGCGGTATGCCAGTAGGTTCAAATGGCCATTCAATTCTTATGTTGTCAGGCGGCATTGACAGCCCAGTTGCAGGTTATCTTATGATGAAGCGTGGTGTATCGATTGATGCAATTCACTTTGCTAGTCCGCCGTTCACAAGTGATTTAGCTAAAAAGAAAGTGATAGACCTTGCGGAGAAGTTAAGTTCATTCGGAGCAGCAGTTAGGCTTCATATAATACCATTCACTGAAATCCAGCAAGCGATTGTTAGTCAAGTACCTGATAATGTTTCAATGACGACAACGCGGAGATTAATGCTCCAAATTGCTGATAAAGTGCGCGAAGAAGAAGGTGCACTTGCAATTGTAACAGGAGAAAGCTTAGGACAAGTTGCAAGTCAGACTCTTGAAAGTTTAACGGCTATCAATGCTGTAACTTCTTCACCTATTTTGCGTCCGCTCATTGCAACGGACAAACTGGATATTATTGATATTGCCCAAGAGATAGGGACATACGAAATATCAATCAGACCCTATGAAGATTGCTGTACAATTTTCTCGCCTTCAAACCCGAAAACAAAACCGAAGCTTGAAAAAGTCGCTTATTACGAAAGTTTCACTGATTTCGAGCCAATGATTGAAGAAGCAGTAGGAAAGAGAACAACAGTTGAGTTGCCGCTTCAACAGGACGACGAATTTGAGAACTTACTTTAA
- a CDS encoding alpha/beta-type small acid-soluble spore protein, whose translation MPNNNSGNSNKLVVPGVRQALDQMKNEIASEFGVQMGPDAASRANGSVGGEITKRLVRQAQQQMNGNK comes from the coding sequence ATGCCGAACAACAACAGTGGTAATTCGAATAAGCTAGTAGTTCCGGGCGTAAGACAAGCACTTGATCAAATGAAAAACGAAATCGCATCAGAATTTGGCGTACAAATGGGACCAGATGCAGCATCGCGTGCCAATGGATCCGTTGGAGGAGAAATTACAAAACGATTAGTACGTCAGGCACAACAACAAATGAATGGCAACAAATAA
- a CDS encoding alpha/beta-type small acid-soluble spore protein → MPNNNSSNSNQLLVPGVRQALDQMKNEIAAEFGVQMGPDASSRANGSVGGEITKRLVRQAQQQMNGYQK, encoded by the coding sequence ATGCCGAACAACAACAGTAGTAATTCAAATCAGTTACTAGTTCCAGGTGTAAGACAAGCACTTGATCAAATGAAAAATGAAATTGCAGCAGAATTTGGCGTACAAATGGGACCAGATGCATCATCACGTGCCAATGGATCCGTAGGCGGAGAAATTACAAAACGATTAGTGCGTCAGGCGCAACAACAAATGAACGGGTACCAAAAATAA
- a CDS encoding alpha/beta-type small acid-soluble spore protein, giving the protein MANNNNSGNSNQLLVPGVRQALDQMKNEIAAEFGVQMGPDASARANGSVGGEITKRLVRQAQEQMKGY; this is encoded by the coding sequence ATGGCTAATAACAACAACAGTGGTAACTCGAATCAACTATTAGTTCCAGGCGTAAGACAAGCACTTGATCAAATGAAAAATGAAATTGCAGCAGAATTCGGCGTACAAATGGGACCAGATGCATCAGCGCGTGCCAACGGATCCGTCGGCGGAGAAATTACAAAGCGCTTAGTGCGACAGGCTCAAGAACAAATGAAGGGTTACTAA
- the mbcS gene encoding acyl-CoA synthetase MbcS, translating into MNREQLIAPKRYNIVSEFERYATGAGEKALIYVNANGDKKEITYDELIGMSNKAANVFKSNGLEKGDVVLVMVPRLIEAYITYIGALKAGLVVIPSSEMLRTSDIEYRLAHSDAKAIVAFDAFTDQFSEVKNMGDVKLFVVGEAKKNQLSLTDLMETASDEFTAPRTKSSDMAFLSYTSGTTGKPKGVIHTHGWGYAHLRTTGASWLGIKEGDVVWATAAPGWQKWIWTPFLSVLGSGATGLVYDGKFDVTTYLELIGKYQVNVLCCTPTEYRFMAKAERLGDYDLSSIYSAVSAGEPLNREVIDIFDKNFSLSVRDGYGQTENTLLVGTMLGMEARPGSMGKPTPGNKVEIIDDEGNRAAIGEVGDIAVHVSTPALFKEYLKDPERTTMQFRGDYYITGDRAKMDEDGYFWFEGRGDDIIISSGYTIGPFEVEDALTKHPAVRECAVVASPDEVRGSIVKAFVVLRDSERKNEEGLIAELQDHVKTLTAPYKYPRKIEFLEELPKTASGKIMRIELRKQEQQ; encoded by the coding sequence ATGAATCGTGAACAACTGATTGCACCGAAACGGTATAATATTGTAAGTGAATTTGAGAGATATGCAACTGGCGCAGGTGAAAAAGCACTCATTTACGTCAATGCAAATGGGGACAAGAAAGAAATTACATATGACGAATTAATTGGTATGTCGAATAAGGCAGCTAATGTCTTTAAATCGAATGGACTTGAAAAGGGCGATGTAGTTCTCGTTATGGTACCCAGGCTAATCGAGGCGTATATAACGTACATCGGTGCACTTAAAGCAGGACTGGTAGTTATCCCTAGTTCTGAAATGCTCAGGACTTCAGATATAGAGTATCGATTAGCACATAGCGATGCTAAAGCAATCGTTGCGTTCGATGCATTCACCGATCAATTTAGCGAAGTGAAAAATATGGGGGATGTCAAACTATTCGTTGTAGGAGAGGCGAAGAAAAATCAACTTTCATTAACTGACCTAATGGAAACGGCTTCAGACGAGTTTACCGCACCACGAACGAAAAGCTCAGATATGGCATTTCTATCCTACACATCGGGAACGACAGGCAAACCAAAAGGAGTCATTCATACACATGGCTGGGGATATGCACATCTACGGACAACAGGAGCAAGCTGGTTGGGTATCAAAGAAGGTGACGTTGTCTGGGCTACAGCTGCACCAGGATGGCAAAAGTGGATTTGGACACCTTTCCTATCAGTACTCGGTAGTGGGGCGACTGGGCTTGTGTACGATGGGAAATTTGATGTAACCACTTATTTAGAGTTGATTGGCAAGTATCAAGTGAATGTATTATGTTGTACACCAACGGAATACAGGTTCATGGCGAAAGCGGAAAGACTAGGTGATTATGATCTTTCTTCGATTTACAGTGCAGTTTCAGCTGGTGAACCACTTAACCGTGAAGTGATTGATATCTTTGACAAGAACTTTTCTCTTTCAGTAAGAGACGGTTACGGACAGACGGAAAATACATTACTTGTAGGAACTATGCTTGGTATGGAGGCTCGTCCGGGTTCTATGGGGAAACCAACTCCTGGTAATAAGGTCGAAATTATCGATGATGAGGGGAATCGGGCTGCTATCGGGGAGGTCGGAGATATCGCGGTGCACGTTTCAACACCAGCATTATTTAAGGAATATTTAAAAGATCCAGAACGAACAACGATGCAGTTCCGGGGTGATTATTACATAACAGGTGACCGGGCAAAAATGGATGAGGATGGTTATTTTTGGTTTGAAGGTCGGGGAGATGACATTATTATTAGTTCCGGCTACACAATTGGGCCATTTGAAGTAGAAGATGCCTTGACGAAACATCCCGCAGTGCGTGAATGTGCGGTCGTAGCAAGTCCCGATGAAGTCCGGGGGAGTATCGTCAAAGCGTTCGTGGTGTTACGTGATTCCGAACGGAAAAATGAAGAAGGTCTTATTGCTGAATTGCAGGATCATGTGAAGACACTAACAGCTCCTTATAAATATCCGCGTAAAATTGAGTTTTTGGAAGAATTACCGAAAACTGCTTCAGGAAAAATAATGCGGATTGAATTAAGGAAGCAAGAACAACAGTAA
- the rarD gene encoding EamA family transporter RarD, translating into MQTEKSGVLWAVGSYLIWGIMPIYWKNLEHVASAEILMSRIVWAFVLTLLVVLLMKNGRHLMEDIKTLWASQKDFWALFGASALVSMNWFVYIWAVNHDYIVQTSLGYYINPLISVLLGIFFLKEKLSRAQQVAFLLAATGVTILTVSYGKFPWLAFTLAITFAIYGLIKKQIKLDALRGLTIETFFIVPFAVIYYVWLFMEGDAVFLHSDIKTDILLVFTGVATALPLIMYAKGVQRIPLYMAGFLQYIAPTMMLFFGVVVYEETFGKIELLSFAFIWSALLLFTVSKVIEVMKMKKNLL; encoded by the coding sequence ATGCAAACGGAAAAAAGTGGTGTCCTCTGGGCTGTGGGTTCATATCTTATTTGGGGGATTATGCCAATCTATTGGAAAAATCTTGAGCATGTTGCAAGTGCTGAAATATTAATGAGTCGTATTGTGTGGGCATTTGTCCTGACTCTATTAGTTGTTCTTCTTATGAAAAATGGACGTCATCTTATGGAAGACATAAAAACACTTTGGGCATCGCAAAAGGATTTTTGGGCTTTATTTGGGGCTTCGGCACTTGTCTCTATGAACTGGTTCGTATACATATGGGCTGTGAATCATGACTATATAGTTCAAACGAGTCTTGGTTATTACATAAATCCGCTAATATCGGTATTATTAGGAATATTTTTCTTGAAAGAAAAACTGTCAAGAGCGCAGCAAGTTGCTTTTTTACTGGCGGCAACCGGAGTCACAATCTTGACTGTGTCGTACGGTAAGTTTCCATGGCTAGCATTTACATTGGCTATAACGTTTGCTATATACGGTCTTATTAAGAAGCAAATTAAGCTAGATGCACTGCGCGGGTTGACAATTGAAACGTTCTTCATTGTTCCGTTTGCGGTCATTTATTATGTGTGGCTATTCATGGAAGGCGATGCAGTATTCTTACATTCTGATATAAAGACTGACATTCTACTAGTCTTTACAGGTGTAGCAACAGCTCTACCTCTTATTATGTACGCAAAAGGCGTACAAAGAATTCCGTTGTATATGGCAGGCTTTCTACAATACATAGCTCCAACGATGATGCTGTTTTTTGGAGTTGTCGTTTATGAAGAAACTTTTGGGAAAATAGAATTACTATCATTCGCGTTCATTTGGTCAGCGTTGTTACTCTTTACGGTTTCTAAAGTAATTGAAGTGATGAAAATGAAGAAGAACCTCCTGTAA
- a CDS encoding N-acetyltransferase, translating to MITKIDITNSKLAEEVLSVQIPSYKVEAKLINFYDIPPLRDSVSTLQQCGETFYGYYVDGELSGVISIKVEESLIDIHRLMVHPLHFRQGIAQKLLDFVESVGEGIETLIVSTGSRNAPAIYFYEKNGFLKTGETKVMEDLSITSFEKKITQ from the coding sequence TTGATTACAAAAATAGATATTACAAATTCGAAACTTGCTGAAGAGGTATTAAGCGTTCAAATCCCTTCTTATAAGGTAGAGGCGAAGTTGATAAATTTCTACGACATCCCACCATTAAGGGATTCTGTTAGCACATTACAACAATGCGGAGAAACATTTTATGGATACTATGTGGATGGAGAGTTAAGTGGAGTCATTTCTATAAAAGTAGAAGAGAGTCTAATTGATATTCATCGGTTAATGGTGCACCCACTGCATTTTAGACAAGGAATTGCCCAGAAGTTATTGGATTTCGTTGAAAGTGTCGGAGAAGGTATAGAAACACTGATCGTATCAACGGGTTCTAGAAATGCACCAGCAATCTATTTCTATGAAAAAAACGGATTTTTAAAAACTGGAGAAACAAAAGTGATGGAAGACCTATCAATAACTTCATTTGAAAAGAAAATAACTCAATAA
- a CDS encoding NAD kinase — protein sequence MTDRMNIFIYSKHDEGSLDKKSKVADSLIHEGFTITDNDKDANIIISIGSDGSFLQAVRKTGFRQDCLYAGISLTGKPGLYCDFHYNNLFEMTETIRKTGLEVRRYPLIEVKIDNHQPFYCLNEFSIRSNIIRTFVLDVIIDDKLFETFLGDGLIISTPTGSTAYNKSVNGAVVDPLLRCFQVTELASVNNNNYRTLGSSFIMSGERKLQLKVHQDGNVFPLVAADNEALGIRQVENVEIRLSDKTVKTVKLKNNSFWEKVQRIYL from the coding sequence ATGACAGATCGAATGAATATATTTATTTACAGTAAACATGATGAAGGTTCACTCGATAAGAAATCGAAAGTGGCAGACTCACTTATCCATGAAGGTTTTACAATTACCGACAACGATAAAGATGCGAATATTATTATCAGCATTGGTAGCGATGGTTCATTTTTACAAGCCGTTCGAAAAACCGGTTTCCGTCAGGATTGTTTGTATGCAGGCATTTCTTTAACAGGTAAACCCGGACTTTACTGTGATTTTCATTATAATAATCTTTTCGAAATGACGGAGACTATTCGCAAAACAGGTCTTGAAGTGAGAAGATATCCACTTATCGAAGTAAAGATTGATAATCACCAGCCATTTTATTGCCTAAATGAATTCAGTATTCGTTCCAATATTATTCGGACATTCGTCCTTGATGTCATTATTGACGATAAATTGTTCGAAACATTCCTCGGTGATGGTCTAATAATTTCCACGCCAACTGGCAGTACTGCTTACAATAAATCAGTCAATGGGGCAGTTGTTGATCCGTTACTTCGCTGTTTTCAAGTAACTGAACTTGCTTCCGTAAACAATAATAATTACAGAACACTTGGCTCGTCCTTCATAATGAGTGGCGAACGTAAACTCCAACTAAAAGTTCACCAGGATGGGAATGTTTTCCCTTTGGTTGCCGCTGACAATGAAGCGCTTGGGATTCGCCAAGTTGAAAACGTAGAAATCAGATTGAGCGATAAAACGGTGAAAACTGTAAAACTTAAGAACAACTCCTTTTGGGAGAAAGTGCAGCGCATTTATTTATAA
- the sppA gene encoding signal peptide peptidase SppA: MTMKRWIAIIVAAALVFVSVGINSLSYIFTRDFNGFFEEMMATSASGFEEAIIEEGTGNDKIAVLSLNGVIQDLGDTSSLFQSSGYNHQYFMNQLSAILEDADVKGVVLEVNSPGGGVVESADIYDALRMIQVEKEIPLYVSMGGMAASGGYYVSASADKIFVNPETITGSIGVIMESVNYAKLAEKYGIDFNTIKTGPYKDIMSGSREMKDDERVMLQEMINDSYERFVDIIEEGRGMTEAEVKKVADGRIMNGRQAIEAGLADETGKAGDVIAGMKEDFNLQDATVFEYASLDSWTSMLGVKAESMFGGNIESELIGKLLNDYNAPRMMYLYGEK; encoded by the coding sequence ATGACAATGAAACGATGGATCGCAATCATCGTCGCTGCAGCACTTGTTTTTGTGTCAGTGGGTATTAATTCGTTATCGTACATATTTACGAGGGATTTCAACGGGTTCTTTGAAGAAATGATGGCTACATCAGCTTCGGGGTTTGAAGAAGCGATTATTGAGGAAGGAACCGGTAATGACAAAATCGCCGTTCTTTCACTTAATGGTGTTATCCAAGACTTAGGTGACACGTCATCCCTTTTCCAATCTTCGGGCTATAATCATCAATATTTCATGAATCAGCTGTCGGCGATTCTTGAGGATGCGGATGTAAAAGGCGTTGTTCTTGAGGTGAATTCACCTGGTGGTGGAGTTGTTGAATCAGCAGATATTTATGATGCACTCCGAATGATTCAAGTAGAAAAAGAAATTCCGCTATATGTTTCGATGGGCGGGATGGCTGCTTCAGGTGGTTATTATGTGTCAGCCTCGGCAGATAAGATATTTGTTAATCCTGAAACAATTACAGGCTCGATTGGAGTTATTATGGAAAGTGTCAACTATGCGAAACTTGCTGAAAAATACGGTATTGACTTCAATACTATTAAGACGGGTCCTTACAAAGATATTATGAGTGGATCACGTGAGATGAAAGACGATGAGCGTGTAATGCTTCAGGAGATGATAAATGACTCCTATGAGCGCTTCGTCGATATTATCGAGGAAGGCCGCGGAATGACGGAAGCTGAAGTGAAAAAAGTGGCGGATGGCCGTATCATGAACGGACGTCAGGCAATCGAAGCTGGACTTGCAGATGAAACAGGCAAGGCTGGTGATGTTATCGCTGGGATGAAAGAAGATTTTAATCTTCAAGATGCCACTGTCTTTGAGTATGCGTCCCTTGATAGCTGGACTTCAATGCTCGGAGTGAAAGCTGAAAGTATGTTTGGCGGCAATATTGAGTCTGAACTAATTGGTAAGTTATTAAACGATTATAATGCACCAAGGATGATGTATTTGTATGGTGAAAAATAA
- a CDS encoding RDD family protein, with protein sequence MSENIEQQPNLTGNPAAEAMPIPDYETIETEHYRAKYAGFWTRLWAYAIDLLVLSAISGIIIKPIFRVAGWEITNPSFFLFSTYKVTILILLLLYFALMTKYLQQTVGKMIMGIRVVAKDGGKLSWGAVIFREIIGRFISKMLVIPYFLVIFTRRKEALHDLFADTVVEHEHSYEKEIRVDYHKRIEGQQLPEGTII encoded by the coding sequence ATGTCGGAAAATATTGAACAACAACCGAATCTAACGGGAAATCCCGCAGCTGAAGCGATGCCTATTCCGGATTATGAGACAATAGAAACTGAGCATTATCGGGCAAAATATGCGGGTTTCTGGACGCGACTATGGGCATATGCAATTGATCTTCTTGTTCTATCAGCAATAAGTGGAATTATCATCAAACCGATTTTCAGAGTTGCGGGTTGGGAAATTACAAATCCCTCTTTCTTCTTGTTCAGCACCTATAAAGTTACGATTCTTATTTTGCTGTTGCTTTACTTCGCGCTGATGACAAAGTACTTACAGCAGACTGTTGGGAAAATGATTATGGGCATAAGAGTAGTTGCAAAAGACGGAGGCAAGCTTTCATGGGGGGCTGTCATTTTTCGTGAAATTATAGGGAGATTCATATCGAAAATGCTTGTTATCCCCTATTTTTTGGTTATATTTACAAGGAGAAAAGAAGCATTACATGACTTGTTCGCAGATACTGTTGTCGAACATGAGCATTCTTATGAAAAAGAAATACGTGTAGATTACCATAAACGGATTGAGGGACAACAGTTGCCAGAGGGTACTATCATTTAG
- the tpx gene encoding thiol peroxidase has product MANVTFKNNPVTLLGKEVAVGDTAQDFTVLANDLSPVTLADSKGKIRLISVIPSIDTGVCSTQTRKFNEEASSLGDDVQVLTISADLPFAQARWCAAEGIANLQTLSDHRDLSFGEAYGVVMKELRLLARSVFVIDKDDKVTYVEYVGEGTDHPDYEKAILAVKELTK; this is encoded by the coding sequence ATGGCTAACGTTACATTCAAGAACAATCCTGTTACATTGCTTGGAAAAGAAGTTGCAGTAGGTGATACAGCGCAAGATTTCACAGTACTTGCTAACGATTTGAGTCCGGTGACACTCGCCGATTCTAAAGGGAAAATCAGGCTTATTAGTGTGATTCCTTCAATTGATACGGGTGTCTGTTCAACGCAGACGCGTAAATTTAACGAGGAAGCTTCTTCTCTTGGCGATGACGTTCAAGTGTTGACGATTTCTGCCGATCTTCCTTTTGCACAAGCAAGATGGTGTGCAGCTGAAGGTATTGCGAATCTACAAACATTATCCGATCATCGGGATCTTTCATTTGGAGAAGCGTACGGCGTTGTAATGAAAGAACTCCGTTTGCTTGCACGTTCTGTCTTTGTTATCGATAAAGATGATAAAGTGACTTATGTTGAGTATGTCGGTGAAGGCACAGACCATCCTGACTACGAAAAAGCAATTTTAGCGGTAAAAGAATTAACAAAGTAA
- a CDS encoding class I SAM-dependent methyltransferase: protein MTTNTEKIFSFIDTFADSTEMIYLEAIIEICQKWLSGESQPMVSDTVTKEDIRRGIQLAVLKGMKQNVQPNHQMTPDSIGMLIGHIAGKLVKGEQGVTLLDPAAGTGNLLYTVMNTIGNDVTATAIEIDDLLVRLSAVTAELLEHPVVFYVQDALRPLFVDPVDIAVSDLPVGFYPDDENALNFELMPVEGHAYAHHLFLEQSMKHTKPGGHGVFIIPANLFESDQSLTLHPYLKKQTNIRAIIQLPDSLFKNVIHAKSILILQKPFPEKKVSHDVLLAKVPNMTDKHAMALFLQKIDIWATE, encoded by the coding sequence ATGACAACAAATACAGAAAAAATATTTTCATTCATTGATACATTTGCAGATTCTACGGAAATGATTTACCTAGAAGCGATTATCGAAATTTGCCAAAAGTGGCTTTCAGGGGAATCGCAGCCAATGGTATCGGATACAGTTACTAAAGAGGATATTCGCAGAGGTATCCAGCTAGCAGTCCTGAAGGGGATGAAGCAAAATGTACAGCCTAACCACCAGATGACTCCGGACTCAATTGGGATGCTCATTGGCCATATCGCTGGTAAATTAGTGAAGGGTGAACAAGGCGTTACACTTCTAGATCCTGCAGCAGGGACAGGTAATCTTCTGTATACAGTTATGAACACAATCGGGAACGATGTCACGGCAACTGCAATTGAAATTGATGATTTGTTAGTTAGATTGTCTGCTGTAACTGCGGAATTACTTGAACACCCTGTCGTGTTCTATGTCCAGGATGCACTCCGGCCGTTATTTGTCGATCCAGTCGATATCGCTGTAAGCGATTTGCCAGTCGGGTTTTATCCGGATGATGAAAATGCGCTCAATTTTGAATTGATGCCTGTAGAAGGACATGCTTATGCACATCATTTATTCCTTGAACAATCAATGAAACATACGAAACCTGGTGGACACGGCGTATTCATCATACCAGCGAATTTGTTTGAGTCTGACCAATCGCTCACATTGCACCCATATTTGAAAAAACAAACGAATATCCGTGCAATCATTCAACTGCCTGATTCACTGTTCAAAAATGTAATACATGCAAAGAGTATTTTAATCTTGCAAAAACCTTTCCCTGAAAAGAAAGTGTCACACGATGTCCTTCTTGCGAAAGTGCCTAATATGACGGACAAGCATGCAATGGCCCTGTTCCTTCAGAAAATCGATATTTGGGCTACTGAATAA
- a CDS encoding acetate kinase produces the protein MRNILAINAGSSSLKFQLLQMPEENITAKGQIDRIGLSESVFIMKFKQGRVKKSQVIQNHTEAVAMLLKVLISEGVVGSFDEIDGIGHRVVHGGEVFSDAVLINDDIIEILEGLSNLAPLHNPANIVGIKEFSKALPNVPAIAVFDTAFHQTMPESSFLYPLPYEYYEKYGIRKYGFHGTSHKYVTERAAKLLNRPLGDTRLISCHLGNGASIAAVEGGKSLDTSMGFTPLAGVTMGTRSGNIDPALIPYIMEQADKTVEEVLEVLNKQSGLLAISGFSSDLRDIEIEASKGNARAQLALDVFADRIHKYIGSYAARMGGVDAIIFTAGIGENSNVIREKVLKGLEFMGVYFDPDLNDIRGKEIHISFPYSPVKVLVIPTNEEVMIARDTMRVAKL, from the coding sequence ATGCGGAACATTTTAGCGATAAATGCTGGAAGTTCGTCCTTGAAGTTTCAGCTTCTCCAGATGCCCGAAGAGAACATAACGGCAAAAGGGCAAATTGACCGAATTGGTCTTTCAGAATCGGTTTTCATTATGAAGTTCAAACAAGGCAGAGTGAAAAAAAGTCAAGTTATACAAAATCATACCGAAGCTGTAGCCATGCTTCTAAAGGTGCTAATCAGTGAAGGGGTCGTTGGTTCATTCGATGAAATTGATGGAATAGGTCACCGTGTTGTTCATGGTGGCGAAGTTTTCAGCGATGCCGTACTCATCAATGATGATATAATCGAAATCCTTGAGGGACTATCAAATCTTGCGCCACTTCATAATCCGGCAAACATTGTTGGTATTAAAGAATTTAGTAAAGCGTTACCCAATGTACCAGCTATTGCAGTTTTTGACACGGCTTTTCATCAAACGATGCCGGAAAGTTCTTTTCTGTATCCGTTACCTTACGAGTATTATGAAAAATATGGCATACGGAAATACGGTTTTCACGGCACAAGCCATAAGTATGTAACAGAACGTGCTGCGAAACTGTTGAATCGGCCATTAGGAGACACAAGGCTTATCTCTTGCCATTTAGGAAACGGTGCAAGTATAGCAGCTGTAGAGGGCGGGAAATCGCTCGATACGTCGATGGGTTTTACACCTCTAGCGGGAGTGACGATGGGAACGCGTTCAGGCAATATTGACCCGGCACTCATTCCTTATATTATGGAGCAGGCGGACAAAACCGTTGAGGAAGTACTTGAGGTTTTGAATAAACAATCAGGATTGCTTGCTATTTCAGGATTTTCAAGCGATTTACGTGACATTGAAATCGAAGCATCAAAAGGGAATGCGCGAGCGCAATTGGCCTTAGATGTTTTTGCAGATCGAATTCATAAATACATTGGTTCGTATGCAGCAAGGATGGGCGGTGTAGATGCGATTATCTTTACGGCTGGTATCGGTGAAAACAGTAATGTAATTCGCGAGAAAGTGTTAAAGGGCCTTGAGTTCATGGGAGTTTACTTCGACCCGGATTTGAATGACATCAGGGGAAAGGAAATACATATCAGCTTCCCTTATTCTCCGGTTAAAGTGCTAGTCATTCCGACCAATGAAGAGGTAATGATCGCCCGCGATACCATGCGTGTAGCGAAGTTGTAA
- a CDS encoding universal stress protein, which produces MTLVYKQILVAVDGSKESEWAFKKAVAIADRNEATLNLINIIDTRSYAAVEAYDRSVAERAQKFAEELLNNYKLEAEKAGLLHVNVIVEYGSPKTMISRDLSKKLEADLIICGATGLNMVERFLIGSVSENIVRSAKCDVLVIRTPEALK; this is translated from the coding sequence ATGACATTAGTATACAAACAAATTCTTGTTGCGGTGGACGGATCAAAGGAATCAGAGTGGGCTTTTAAAAAAGCTGTGGCAATTGCTGACAGAAACGAAGCTACATTAAATTTGATTAACATCATCGATACGCGCTCATATGCTGCGGTGGAAGCTTATGATCGGTCGGTTGCCGAAAGGGCGCAGAAATTCGCAGAAGAATTATTAAACAACTACAAATTGGAAGCCGAAAAGGCTGGCTTACTGCATGTTAACGTCATCGTTGAATATGGTTCACCGAAGACAATGATTTCACGTGATCTTTCGAAAAAACTAGAAGCAGATCTTATCATTTGCGGAGCAACTGGTTTAAATATGGTGGAACGTTTCCTAATTGGTAGTGTATCCGAAAACATTGTCCGTTCTGCAAAATGTGATGTCCTCGTCATTCGGACTCCTGAAGCATTAAAATAA